The genome window AATACCATCCATAACGGAATTGGTAGAATCGGCTTTTATACCGGCGGTCACTCCGCACGCTTCAGGGATGAAGATTTAGCCGATGAATGGCAAAAACAAGCCAATAAATGGATTGAGGAAAATAAAAATGAATCTTTTTTCCTTTTTTTCTCCTCCCATGATATTCATGTCCCACGGATGCCCCATGAACGATTCCAAGGCCTGTCCGGTATGAGCTACCGCGGTGATGCCATTGTTCAACTGGATTGGAATGTGGGAGAGATCATGAAAACATTGGATCGGCTTAACCTGACAAATAATACACTGGTCATTTTCGTTTCGGATAATGGACCCGTTCTGGATGATGGTTATGATGATTTAGCCAATGAGACATTGGGTGATCATAAACCGGCCGGGCCTTACGCCGGCGGGAAATACACCGTCCGTGAGGGTGGCACACGCACCCCTTTCATCACTTATTGGAAAGGAAAAATTCAACCCGGTATTTCTGATGAAATGGTATCCACCATTGATCTGGCGGCAAGTATGGCAGCCTTGGCGGGAATGGACCTTCCTGATGATGGGATTTTAGACAGTTTTAATGTGTTGGACGCTTTTTTGGGTAAACGTGGTGCCAAAGGTAGGAAATATATCGTATCACAGGATAATGGCCTCCGGGGGAATTACGGGTTGCGAGTGGGTAATTGGAAACTCCAACGGCATGATGCAAAAACAATGTATAATGGCGACTTATCTATGAATATGTGGTCTGTACCCCGATTCTCACTTTTCAATCTTGAAGAAGATATTAAAGAAGCCACTGATGTATCTGATCAAAATCCGGAGGTATTTGACCGGTTGAAAAACCAATTACAATTTATTATAGACCAAGGCCGTACTCGGCCTTAAAACGCTGACCCGATCAGTTCAAAAGCTTTTTCCAATCTCAACATGGAAAGTGACGGTCGGAATGAAAGAACAACCTCACGAGGGCTTCTGAAAGGTTAGGAGTTGGTTTTATGCAAGAGAGGATTTTTTACTACATGCTAAGATAATGAGGTTTCTGATTTCAACCATTCGGGCCTTCTTTATTTTCACCACAATCAGTATCGGGGGCATTGGTCATACTGAGAGTTTTTTTCGGATCCCAGTTGTTGATCTTGACCAACGTCATGATCTTCAGGTTGTTGTGGATAAAGAAGCAGGGGTTTATCTCGGGCATCCCAGTACCGTTTTGCTTGAGGATGGAAAAACAATTCTGACAGTATATCCCAAGGGTCATGGTAAAGGGGAGATCGTTTACAAAAGGAGCCGGGATGGAGGAAAAACTTGGTCCCGCAGGTTGCCCGTACCTGAGAATTGGTCTACCAGTAAAGAAGTTCCGACAATTCATAGAGTAATTAATTCAGCAGGTGTAAAACGTCTTATCATGTGGTCAGGGTTGTACCCAGCTCGGTTGGCTGTGTCTGAAGATGATGGTCTTACTTGGTCGCCGCTAAAGAAAGTGGGTAATTGGGGTGGCATTGTTGTTATGGGGAGTGTTGTGGCATTGAAACAGCCTGGCCACTACTTGGCCATGTTCCATGATGATGGTCGATTCTTTATTAAAGATGGTAAAAGCAATGGTGTGTTTACACTCTACCAAACTATTTCGACTGATGGCGGTTTAACCTGGTCTTTTCCAGAGGGATTTTATTCGAA of Candidatus Neomarinimicrobiota bacterium contains these proteins:
- a CDS encoding arylsulfatase, with the protein product MNRSLFSWLFIFCSCTFPNSPEKPNIIIIMADDLGYGDVGAYGAKPENVITPNIDKLANEGLKFTSGYCSASTCTPTRYSFLTGSYAFRKTNTGIAPPNAPAIIQPGTETIASLLKKAGYKTAVIGKWHLGLGGPEGPDWNRELKPGPREIGFDYNFLLPTTNDRVPQVYVENHHVKNLNPNDPLWVGYEKPSEDHPTGITHRNTLRMNWNDGHNNTIHNGIGRIGFYTGGHSARFRDEDLADEWQKQANKWIEENKNESFFLFFSSHDIHVPRMPHERFQGLSGMSYRGDAIVQLDWNVGEIMKTLDRLNLTNNTLVIFVSDNGPVLDDGYDDLANETLGDHKPAGPYAGGKYTVREGGTRTPFITYWKGKIQPGISDEMVSTIDLAASMAALAGMDLPDDGILDSFNVLDAFLGKRGAKGRKYIVSQDNGLRGNYGLRVGNWKLQRHDAKTMYNGDLSMNMWSVPRFSLFNLEEDIKEATDVSDQNPEVFDRLKNQLQFIIDQGRTRP
- a CDS encoding exo-alpha-sialidase is translated as MRFLISTIRAFFIFTTISIGGIGHTESFFRIPVVDLDQRHDLQVVVDKEAGVYLGHPSTVLLEDGKTILTVYPKGHGKGEIVYKRSRDGGKTWSRRLPVPENWSTSKEVPTIHRVINSAGVKRLIMWSGLYPARLAVSEDDGLTWSPLKKVGNWGGIVVMGSVVALKQPGHYLAMFHDDGRFFIKDGKSNGVFTLYQTISTDGGLTWSFPEGFYSNSGVHLCEPGIIRSPDGKQLAALLRENSRTKNSHIIFSNDEGKFWSDPKELPIELTGDRHIGKYTHDGKLFISFRDMAKNSPTQGDWVAWVGNYKDLIKGGLGDYRIRIKNNYNSWDSTYPGVEVLPNGTIVTTTYGHWDEGDKPYIISVRLDLKYIKPN